gttatattaatattgagTTGATTAGTTCTCATTTTTATGCTTGTAATGTTCACCATGCGAGTACTTTATTGTTTTTACTTCACCATGTTGTATATGTTTGCATTTGCATATAGATAGAATGCATCTTAATATGAAAAATACAAAaagattttagtgtgttttagcatTTTTGGGTGTTACATACTGTAAAGCATTGCATAACAGTTGGTGGTTACTTCTTAAACTCCATATGTGTGGACTAGGGGGAGTTAGTAAGTTTGATAGATCCGAAATAATCGTTAAAGTCAATGATCGGGTATTAGGTTACTTATTTTAATTCTTAAATGGTAACGGGATCTTGAGTAATTGATGAGACTGAGAATTATGAGTAATGGTTTGTCTTGGATTAGAAGGTTGAGATGATATTGGCGTTTAACAACAGCGAGAAAGCTTGGACttagattttaaaatttaatttggtTAGTACATCCGTACGATTACACGATGCAACTGCACGGATACACCATGTAACCGCAAGGTTACATTTTGTCTAAGGTTTTTGAACTTAATGTGCATCGGTAAGGGTACACTATGCACCCGCACGGTTGCAATTACTTTCGTTGGTTACACCCTTGCAACCGCACGGTTTTAGGGTGGGTATAAATACCCAAAATCAAATCCGGGTAAAATTGTACTTTCATTACATTAAAGTGCAAATTTTATCAAAAATATTCAGGTGCTAGAACGAGTTTTCGCTATTGTTTTCTACTTTCAATTGTAGTTCATTTGATTATAACAAGTACCAGATCCATGCCCTAAATCTCAAGTTATGATTtgtttaagttttatttaaaactCGAATCGATACACATAGATTCTGTAAGTTTGGACTGAAATTGTGGCTCATAACTAGTTAGTCGGAGGTAATAGGTGCTTAAACAATCAAGTTTTTGATGATCAGATCACTTTTGGTTGGATTTTGGCTTTTAAAACCCTAACAGACCcgaagaacacaaccgtacggttgcacccTGCATCCACACAGTTGGACATGCATCCGGGGTACTGTTTCGTGCAACCGCACGATTACACAccagttttaaatttttaaattcaattgtgtATCCGTGTAGTTTGGCTATGCACCCGTACGCCGTACGGATACAACTGCAACCGTGTTAAATCTTAATTCAACCGTACAGATGCACCTCAGAAACCCTAATATTGAATTTTGTGTTTTTTAATGTTTGTGTTTGCGTTATCTTACGTATTTTTCAGATTTAAAGATGCCTGGAACTCCTGTTGCTTCTGTTCCAACTGCTAAGGGTACCGGCTCTGGTTTCGGTAGACCACGTGCTGAGAAGAAGTCTAAGCCTAAACGTGTCACTAAGTCTCATTCCAAGAAGGCTGCTGAGCATAACAATGAGCTTCAGGTTGGCGACAACAACAATATTCTTGCTAATTTGAACAAGTCTGAATATCTGGCTGATTATCATGGAATAATGGAATTTCTAGAGAGATCCCGCATCTACAAGGCTATCGCATACGATGTGCCTTCTTACATCTCGCACCAGCGTGAGTTCTGGAATTATGCTAATCTGTCAAAGATGATGGATGGTGATAGTCGGGTTGATGTGATCAATAGTAAGGTACAAGGGAAGCTCATTGTTGTTACTGAAGGGCATATTCAGAGGCTGTGGAACTTTGGTGATGCTGCTAATATGCGTAGTAGACTGAATATGAGTTTGGTCAAGGGTTGTCTCCAAGTCTGCAAGTATACTAGGGATATTACTAAATCGAAGGTGTTTAAGTTGGGATTATGTCCGACGTTTCGATATTTGGCTCATGTCATCATGCACTATTTGAGCTCAATGAGAGAAGGGCATGACGAGCTGAATACGGTCATGCAATCTCTAATGGTTGCTTTGATTCTGAATCTGCCATTCAACTTCTCTGGCATGATATTTGATTACATGGTGGAGAACATGAAGTTCAAATCTGATCCATATCTGTTGTATCCTCGCTTCCTTCAGCTCATCATCGACTCACAACATAATATGCTTGTTAAGGATGACCATGATCGTATTAAGCTGAACATCATGACCGACGAGGTCGTGAGACGAATGATTTTCTACAAGGGTAAGACCGCTCCTCCAAATCATCCATTGTTTGGACATCTGCTTAAAGCCGACTATGTGGCTCAAAACCCGAGGATGTGGAGAAACGATGATAGTGATTTTGGTAAGGAGGATGTTGCTTCGGTTTTGACTgaatcagaagaagaagatgatgatcaaGGAGCTAGTTCTCACTCAGCTCGAACTGGTGATGATATGGAAAACTTCAGCTTGGAATATGAAATTGAGGTTAATGAGAGTGGTGATATTCTGCTGTCTTTGAAACGAAGGGAGATTGCTGACGATGAACCAATAAGGGGGAGAATGAAGAGGACAAGGTTCAATGTTAGAAGGATCAATGTGTTTTCATCCAAGGTTGTTGCTGCTAACACTCAGTCATCCACCCTGAGACCTGAGGTCCAACCAACTCAAACCTCACAGGCACCTCCAGTATAACCAACTCAACAACAGACTcaacaagctccaccaccaccggcTGTTACTACTGAAGCTGGCAGCTCCACGACTCTTTCTGTTCCCAATTCTTCTTTGGTCAGCCTTCAGGAAACTGTGCTAAGCCTGGTGAATAAGTATGAGAAGATTAAGGCTAAGAACAAGAAGAAGAATAACGTGGTTAATGAGTTAGAAGCTAAGGTGAATAATTCGACCAGTGAACTGGAGAAGTCTAAGAAGGAGGCTGCTGATCTTAAGAAACTTACTGAACAACAGGCTAAGGGGATAAGGTGCTTGGATCGTCGTGAGCGTAGATTTAAGAATACGCTGGAGGTGGATTCTCAAGATGGTACTATTCGTCAAAAGCCTGAGCATATTGGTGATGATCTTGTCTCAACTGAAAGTGAATTCTCCTCCAACTCATCTTCTGATGGTCTTGAGAACGTAAGTCAAATTCAAGAGGTACATTTTCTAAACCTCTATCCGTTGATATTCATAAGTTAACGTATTTTTTGGACAATCAAGGTACAGTGATCAGCTCGCTTAACTATGATGTCGAAGAGGGAAAAATTGTGCATACGATGAGTGACGAGGAGATAGCTAGGACGTTTGGTATAGAGGTAGAGCAGTTGATTGCATGTGAGAAAACACCAAATACAGCTAGTACACGTGAAAACAGACATACAGGTGATGACAGTGCTGAGGAAGTTATCATTGAAGATGCTTCTGATGATGAGGAATCTGTGAATGAGGCTAATAAGGAAAACTTACCGGAGTTTGCTGATTTGTTTAAAAAATAAAGTGATGATGTGTCGAATCAACAGGTTGACGAGAAGCGAACTTCTGAGGAGGGTGAGTCTTCAGGTGTAAATAAGGAGGGTGAGAATCTTGATACTGTGAATAGACAAAAGAATCAAGAATGGAGGGAGTATCAGAAAACAACCAAAACATAGTTTAAGAAACTGCCGCTGGAACCAAAGTATAAGTTGTTTTATGATCGAACTGGAAATGTTACTGGTGGTAAGATTCTCAGTTGAGCTTTCTTAAAAGATTTGAATTGCTTTGCGGTGAAAAGGAAAAACGGTGTTGACTACTTCAAAAACGCCGCTGATTTCAAAACCCTGCCGTATTTTGAGATGATGGAACTTGCACGCTTACCATTATTGTACTGGGAAACAAATGGTTGGGGTGAGTGGATGCAGTTCAAGATCAAGAAGGAATTCAAGAATGGTTGGTCAGTGTTGGCTCCACAGTTTCCAAAGATATCGTATCGAATTGATCAAGACGCTGGTAGGAGGATTAAGGTTGTTAAGTATAAacgtgcaaagacgatgaagtatgcTCCGGTTCGCAAGATGCCACAGAATTTCGGTAAAAGGTTTAAGTGGTGGTACTATGGGCGAACTGAGGAGGATGCGATTCTGTTGGAATCTGGTGATAATCTGGACCAGAATAGGATTATTGATCCGAGGTGGATCAGGAATTTATGCAGAGCGGATATCAAGGTGTTGCGACGATACCCGATTTTTCATGAGTTGCAGAACATGGAACAGGCCATTCAGTTCCACAGGGTTGTTCGCACTTGTTATGCATATGATCTTTGCACCTAATGTTTGTTTATCTAATGTAGGTAAATGTGGATTTTATCGTTTTAATAATGAactgggtcctagggggagtttgttggtgcataacgTTAGTCCCAAGTTCATTATCGATGTTATATGTTGGTTTATATGTGGTGTGTAATAATATACGAGTTCTTATACGTTTAATGTTTAGTTTACACACTTGGAGTGCAACCACACGGATACAGAATGCATCCGTACGGGTCCAGtgggcaaccgcacggttgcacgtgCTGTTAGTATTTAATGTCCAATTCGGGTTCATTATTAGGGTTACGAACTTTAAACCCTTCTAAGCATTGTATCCGATTCCCTGGTCGTCTAGCACTCTTGTGAGTTGATCTTAATCATTCTAAAGTTAATTATATCGCTAAGATCATTGTTTCAATTAGTTGTTTTGATACAAAACCCAGTATCGAGTTATTCCGCACTCGATATCGTAGTATTgatcgtttaatcctgtttacacgatcctacattAACCAAGTTAAAATTTACACGCATGAAATTATCAGTGTATTTGAATCTCGTGTCGAAGTAAAAACAAAACATTCAATTTTCACCACTATAAGATTTCATGTTTTTAAATTTTCAAAAAgccaattttttaaaattttattcaatcgaaatcaaaacacatATATTCACAACTATATTTTAAAAGAGGGCGGTCCAAAGGTGGAGCAACCCAATCAACCGTTTGAGGCACAAAGTTTTAAGCgggtcaattttttttatttaaacagacacaatctGATATTTGAGAATAAATAGGTCCATAAATAACAATCAAATGACCCAGAAAAAAATCAAAGTTCATTGGTATGCTAATAAGGTCAAATGGTCTTTTTTAAATAGATTTTATTATTCGTTAGGACCAAAAGACCTTTTTATCCACCTCATTCTAGGTACATAAAATCTTGGGACCGACCTTGTTTTAAAACCACTATTCTATCCTTAAGAAATTGTCATGACAAGTTTGATATGACATACACTCTTATCCAAAAGTAACGGTTTTTTGCTAAATTTCATTACCAAAAACCAATTCTTCTGCTATAGTTAGCTCATTTGGAGTGTGTATTCTTATGTTCCCGTTAAAGTGCACCCGAGATAAGAAACTTTTATCATATCGTACTATTTATGCAAAGGTTGTTACTTTACCAGTTAATATGCCAAACTTAGAATCATCTCAATACTTTTAGACTATGCTGGTAACAAAATTAACGTGACAAGGGAACTTGTGCTTTTTCTGTAGAATAAAGTATATGAACATGGAAAAACTTATGCTATAATGCACGCATCTTAAACTAAAGTCGTGAATCTATAACGTTTTTGTCGATGCATCTTGTCTTTAATATATAGATACCAACACATACAAAACTTAATTTCGTTGTAAGTGGTTAATAAGCTAATTATATGCTGTATTCTTGCTTTTATATCCATTTATTTTATATGTTGAGATGAGCAAATAGACATGTGTCTTATGACTCAAATTTTTAATAAGATAGTGTATGCTTGCCAATATAAGTTCAGAAGGACAAGATAATAAACAAAGATGATATCATCAGCCTCCTTTTATAAAAGATGATCAGTTTGATTGATTAACTTTACTATTTGCTAAGTGGCATAActttaaaataaataaagtaaTCAAATGGGTTTCCATCCCTGATTCCATTAATGACAGTGGAGTCCTGCAATTTTGTGCAAATGGTGATTGTGGTAGAATACTCCTCTTCCTCATGACATGCAAACACATGATGAGCCTGATACGATCCTATAAATAAACCCCATTTGCTCATCCATTTTTACTTACCAAACACACACTTAAACACATAGGACATACACATAGAAATAGCTCATAAACAATAAAAACAACATGATGTTTGAAAAACTAAAGCCATATTTCTATGTCATATTTTTGCAATTTGGGAATGCAGGGTTGGTCATAATTGCCAAAGCCGCTCTTAATCATGGCATGAATCACTACACTTTTGCCACGTATCGTAATCTCATTGCCACCCTTGTTATCACTCCTTTTGCTCTCTTCTTCGAGAGGTGATTATCTCATTCTCTAGATTTCTTTATATTTCTTAATTTTTTATTATTTGACCGAGTGTTTAATATTTCTTTATTGATAGGAAGGGGAGGCCAAAGTTGACAATTTCAGTCTTTTTCAAGATAATGTTGTTGGGCTTCTTAGAGTATGCTTCTAAATTCAAATTTCATGATCATGATCACTTGTTATACGGAATGTTTAATTTATTTTCTTGTTTTCTATATAGGCCGGTTGTCGATCAAAACTTATACTATGCAGGGATGAAATATACAACTGCAACATTCGCGATAGCAATGTGCAATATAATACCAGCCATGACGTTTCTTATGGCGTGGATATGCAGGTAACGTTTTTTCTAACTTCTACGCATTCACGTAATCTTAATGTAGTTCATAATTTCATATACTTATTTGCTATTTTGGGTCAGGTTGGAGAAGGTGAATATAAAGAAAATTCATAGTATTGGGAAGATTGTTGGGACACTAGTTACAGTGGGAGGTGCGATGATCATGACGGTAGTTGCGGGGCCTACAATTGGATTGCCATGGACTAAGGGTTCAACTACCACAACCCAGAACCAATCTGCTGCAACATCTGTTACCCCCGAAGACAATATTAAGGGCTCAATTATGATCATAATCGGTTGTCTATCGTGGAGTTGCTTTTACATTGTCCAAGTATGTTGTTTCTCTCCATAGCAACATCGTTTagattaagtgtcaaaatgggcaaGATGCATGCAAAAGTTTTTTTGTCcaataatatttttgttttttcaatTAAGCTAGATACCAAACATAACTAAGATAAGATacattgttttaataataatatatgatctTACATAAGTTTTATGCACTAATCCTTTATTCTACCTTTTGTCCGTTTACCCCGTTTGTTCACCTTTTAGCCAAATCTTTACTTTACCTTATTGTGAACCATCACAAGATGGTCTTGCAGTTGACTTCATCCTCATACGGGTCTCATGTTCAAACCACACTAAAAACACATCTTAGGGTGGACGCGAAGAGGGTCGGAATTGGTCAACAGATAACTCTGTTATGACACGTACATCAGACCAAAAATCCCATGCTCACCCCGTGCAACTTGAATAGAAAAACCTCATCCGTTTACGTTTAGTTTACCCATTTGGTCCATTTAATATTTAGTGAAACTTTAGTTCACCCATTTATTTTTAGCCAATTAATAAAAAGATAACCCACAGAGACCCATTTCAAAGTATATGAATCTAAATTGCTACCTctagttatgattattattactaactttagTAAATACTAAATCATTAACTAAATAATCATTGTTTTACAGGCAATTACATTGAAGTCATACCCTGCAGAGCTTTCTCTTACAGCTTTAATTTGCGCAGCAGGGACATTGGAAGGAAGTATAGTGACCGTAATAGCAGAACGGGGAAATAACGAGGCTTGGAGACTACACTGGGACGCTGGACTTGTAACCATGGTCTATGGTGTAAGAAAATTTAGAAACTTTTTTgttttattgataatattattattattacatttttaaCTTTGTAATTTATTTTTTTGTGGTTAAATGCAGGGAGTAATCTGTTCCGGATTAGGTTACTATCTTTCAGGAATTATAATGAAAGAAAAAGGCCCAGTTTTCGTCACTGCTTTTAACCCTCTAAGCATGGTTATCGTTGCAATTCTAGGATCATTTGTTTTGTCTGAACAACTGAACTTAGGAAGGTATGTCATTACCATCAATATTAATGACAGTACAAAAATAATCTTGTGTGCGAACATAAATAATTGATAATGTAAATGTTGAT
This genomic window from Rutidosis leptorrhynchoides isolate AG116_Rl617_1_P2 chromosome 2, CSIRO_AGI_Rlap_v1, whole genome shotgun sequence contains:
- the LOC139893580 gene encoding WAT1-related protein At2g39510-like, which encodes MMFEKLKPYFYVIFLQFGNAGLVIIAKAALNHGMNHYTFATYRNLIATLVITPFALFFERKGRPKLTISVFFKIMLLGFLEYASKFKFHDHDHLLYGMFNLFSCFLYRPVVDQNLYYAGMKYTTATFAIAMCNIIPAMTFLMAWICRLEKVNIKKIHSIGKIVGTLVTVGGAMIMTVVAGPTIGLPWTKGSTTTTQNQSAATSVTPEDNIKGSIMIIIGCLSWSCFYIVQAITLKSYPAELSLTALICAAGTLEGSIVTVIAERGNNEAWRLHWDAGLVTMVYGGVICSGLGYYLSGIIMKEKGPVFVTAFNPLSMVIVAILGSFVLSEQLNLGRILGAVVIVSGLYLVIWGKSKDQSQPNEKCDPNQIPPVNQQIPLTIPNTRLGMQDPNSLLIAIPPTNEMIKKINGN